A single genomic interval of Mycobacterium sp. DL592 harbors:
- a CDS encoding NAD-glutamate dehydrogenase, translating into MTVDPRTTSLDLPVEWTNLSQAAVDEMTTAMAAAYLATYRGPHGGAPTSDGSDTGPLIQVSPDELVPPALIAAQERLAHGRAPAETLVAVYGTDDPGGFGPALQIVTEQATMLLDSVTVLLHRLGVAYVALMNPVFQVRRSPSGELLDVQPQSTGSAADGFPESWIHVQLTPTVNRKALAEAQRLLPMVVADARQVALDSVALGEVLQNLARELDADTGVRFAGPDRRDVADLLRWLADGHFVLLGSQLCAVADGHATVDESTRLGVARLRTEVLPELTEPGDLLVLAQATMPSFLRYGAYPYIVVVRETRATGDVEHRFVGLFTVAATSANVLDIPLISRRAREALALTQNDPSHPGQLMLDIIQTIPRSELFSLTAEQMLAMASAVIELGSRRRALLFLRADQLGHFVSCLVYLPRDRYTTVVRLAMQDILVREFGGESIDYTARVSESPWAVVHFTVRLPDTSTRQSIETSAANRNRVQALLTDALRTWGDRLIGAARTGSIDQAMAEHYADALPEEFKQAVTPIEAITDIGFIEALQENSVKLQFERGDEGNEAFLTWYLGGSTASLSHLLPMLQCMGVVVLEERPFTVIRPDGLKVWIYQFKIRPDASMPEAASSEEWDATAQRFADAVTAIWQGRAEIDRFNELVLHAGLTWQQVAVLRAYAKYLRQSAFPYSQAHIETTLNDNAGTAASLVALFEAMFDPESAAKGLDAQAAAAAVAADIDALVSLDTDRVLRAFAAMIQATLRTNFFVEDPSSARAQNVLSLKLDPQLIDELPLPRPKFEIFVYSPRVEGVHLRFGHVARGGLRWSDRREDFRTEILGLVKAQAVKNAVIVPVGAKGGFVVKQPVPPTGDAAADRDNFRNEGVACYRLFIAGLLDLTDNVDRTTGQVITPPGVVRRDGDDAYLVVAADKGTATFSDIANDVAKSYGFWLGDAFASGGSVGYDHKAMGITAKGAWEAVKRHFREMGVDTQSEDFTVVGVGDMSGDVFGNGMLLSHHIRLIAAFDHRHIFVDPDPDAARSWEERRRLFELPRSSWEDYDPSLISEGGGVFSRQQKSIPISPQMRDALGIEDGVTEVTPPTLMRAILQAPVDLLFNGGIGTYIKAESESDADVGDRANDTIRVNGNQVRAKVVGEGGNLGVTSLGRVEFDLCGGRINTDAMDNSAGVDCSDHEVNIKILVDSLVTAGKVSAEQRTELLTSMTDEVGQLVLTDNIDQNDLMGTSRANAAALLNVHARQIRELEERRALSRELEALPSTKEIRRRQEVGLGLTSPELATLMAHVKLALKDEVLASDLPDQEVFASWLPGYFPSQLRDRFATEIRSHQLRREIVTTMLVNNVVDTGGITFAYRVTEDVGVGYVDAVRTFGATDAIFGIGETWRRIRDAGENGALPVNVSDRMTLDLRRLLDRASRWLLNYRPQPLAVGAEINRFATTVAALTPRMSEWLRGDDKAIVTKEAAEFAAHGAPQDLAYTVATGLYQYSLLDVIDIADIVERDPAEVADTYFALMDHLGTDGLLTAVSGLPRDDRWHALARLAIRDDIYGSLRALCFDVLAVGEPDETGEQKIAEWEHTNGSRVERARRTLAEIYEDDERDLATLSVAARQIRSMTRTSGTGSSG; encoded by the coding sequence ATGACGGTTGACCCCAGAACTACCAGCCTCGACTTGCCGGTCGAGTGGACCAATCTCAGCCAGGCGGCCGTCGACGAGATGACGACGGCGATGGCCGCGGCCTACCTCGCCACCTATCGCGGTCCCCATGGCGGTGCGCCCACCAGCGACGGTTCCGACACCGGTCCGCTCATCCAAGTCAGCCCCGACGAACTCGTGCCGCCGGCCCTGATCGCCGCCCAGGAGCGGCTGGCGCACGGCCGGGCCCCTGCCGAAACGCTCGTCGCCGTCTACGGCACCGACGACCCGGGCGGCTTCGGACCCGCCCTGCAGATCGTCACCGAGCAGGCCACTATGCTGCTCGACTCGGTGACGGTGCTGCTGCACCGCCTCGGCGTGGCCTACGTCGCCTTGATGAACCCGGTCTTCCAGGTCCGGCGCAGCCCCAGCGGTGAACTGCTCGACGTGCAGCCACAGTCCACCGGCAGCGCCGCGGACGGCTTCCCCGAGTCCTGGATTCACGTTCAACTGACCCCCACGGTCAACCGCAAGGCGCTCGCCGAGGCGCAGCGGCTGCTGCCGATGGTCGTCGCCGACGCCCGGCAGGTGGCGCTGGACTCGGTGGCGCTGGGCGAGGTGCTGCAGAACCTGGCCCGCGAACTCGACGCCGACACGGGAGTCCGGTTCGCCGGCCCCGATCGCCGCGACGTGGCCGACCTGCTGCGCTGGCTCGCCGATGGCCACTTCGTGCTGCTCGGTTCGCAGCTGTGCGCGGTGGCCGACGGGCATGCCACGGTCGACGAGTCCACCCGTCTCGGTGTCGCCCGGCTGCGCACCGAAGTGCTGCCCGAGCTGACCGAACCCGGTGACCTGCTGGTGCTCGCCCAGGCGACGATGCCGAGCTTCCTGCGCTACGGGGCGTACCCCTACATCGTGGTGGTGCGGGAGACGCGAGCGACCGGAGACGTCGAGCACCGGTTCGTCGGCCTGTTCACCGTGGCGGCGACGAGCGCCAACGTGCTCGACATCCCGCTGATCTCGCGGCGCGCGCGCGAGGCGCTCGCACTGACGCAGAACGATCCCAGCCACCCCGGCCAGCTGATGCTGGACATCATCCAGACCATCCCGCGCTCGGAACTGTTCTCGCTGACCGCTGAGCAGATGCTCGCCATGGCCAGCGCCGTCATCGAACTGGGCTCGCGCCGCCGTGCGCTGCTGTTCCTGCGCGCCGATCAGCTCGGCCACTTCGTGTCCTGCCTGGTGTACCTTCCGCGTGACCGCTACACCACCGTGGTGCGGCTGGCGATGCAGGACATCCTGGTCCGCGAGTTCGGTGGTGAATCCATCGACTACACCGCCAGGGTCAGCGAATCGCCTTGGGCGGTCGTGCATTTCACGGTACGGCTGCCCGACACCTCGACCCGCCAGTCGATCGAAACCTCGGCTGCCAACCGCAACCGGGTGCAAGCGCTGCTCACCGACGCGCTGCGCACCTGGGGTGACCGACTGATCGGCGCCGCGCGCACCGGCTCGATCGACCAGGCGATGGCCGAGCACTATGCCGACGCGCTGCCCGAGGAGTTCAAGCAGGCCGTCACCCCGATCGAGGCCATCACCGACATCGGCTTCATCGAAGCGCTGCAAGAGAATTCGGTCAAACTGCAGTTCGAGCGGGGCGACGAGGGCAACGAGGCGTTCCTGACCTGGTACCTCGGCGGCTCGACGGCCTCACTGAGCCACCTGCTGCCCATGTTGCAGTGCATGGGCGTGGTGGTTCTCGAGGAGCGGCCGTTCACCGTGATCCGCCCCGACGGTCTCAAGGTCTGGATCTACCAGTTCAAGATCCGGCCGGACGCCTCGATGCCCGAGGCCGCCAGTTCTGAGGAATGGGACGCCACCGCGCAACGCTTCGCCGACGCGGTCACCGCGATCTGGCAGGGTCGCGCCGAGATCGACCGGTTCAACGAATTGGTGTTGCATGCCGGGCTGACCTGGCAGCAGGTCGCCGTGCTGCGCGCCTACGCAAAGTATCTGCGGCAGTCGGCTTTTCCCTACAGCCAGGCCCACATCGAAACAACGCTCAACGACAATGCCGGCACCGCGGCATCGCTGGTCGCGTTGTTCGAGGCGATGTTCGACCCCGAGTCGGCCGCCAAGGGCCTCGACGCACAGGCCGCCGCGGCCGCGGTGGCCGCCGATATCGACGCGCTGGTGAGCCTGGACACCGACCGGGTGCTGCGGGCCTTCGCCGCGATGATCCAGGCCACCCTGCGCACCAATTTCTTCGTCGAGGACCCGAGCTCGGCCCGTGCCCAGAACGTGTTGTCGCTCAAGCTCGATCCGCAGCTGATCGACGAACTGCCTTTGCCCAGGCCCAAATTCGAGATCTTCGTCTACTCACCGCGAGTCGAGGGTGTGCACCTGCGCTTCGGGCACGTCGCGCGCGGCGGCCTGCGCTGGTCGGACCGTCGCGAGGACTTCCGCACCGAAATCCTGGGCCTGGTCAAGGCGCAGGCGGTGAAGAACGCCGTGATCGTGCCGGTGGGCGCCAAGGGCGGCTTCGTCGTCAAGCAGCCGGTGCCACCCACCGGAGACGCTGCCGCCGACCGTGACAACTTCCGTAACGAGGGGGTGGCCTGCTACCGGCTGTTCATCGCCGGGCTGCTCGACCTCACCGACAACGTCGACCGGACCACCGGGCAGGTCATCACCCCGCCCGGTGTGGTCCGCCGCGACGGCGACGACGCCTACCTGGTGGTGGCCGCCGACAAGGGCACCGCCACCTTCTCCGACATCGCCAACGACGTCGCCAAGTCCTACGGATTCTGGCTGGGCGACGCGTTCGCCTCCGGCGGCTCGGTCGGCTATGACCACAAGGCCATGGGCATCACGGCCAAAGGCGCCTGGGAAGCGGTCAAACGCCACTTCCGCGAGATGGGCGTGGACACCCAGAGCGAGGACTTCACCGTCGTCGGCGTCGGCGACATGAGCGGCGACGTCTTCGGCAACGGAATGCTGCTCTCGCACCACATCCGGCTCATCGCGGCCTTCGACCACCGGCACATCTTCGTCGACCCCGACCCCGATGCGGCCAGGTCGTGGGAGGAACGCCGCAGGCTCTTCGAACTGCCGCGCTCGAGCTGGGAGGACTACGACCCCAGCCTGATCAGCGAGGGCGGCGGGGTGTTCAGCCGCCAGCAGAAGTCCATCCCGATCAGCCCGCAGATGCGCGACGCGCTGGGAATCGAGGACGGTGTCACCGAGGTGACCCCGCCGACCCTGATGCGGGCGATCCTGCAAGCCCCAGTGGACCTGTTGTTCAACGGTGGCATCGGCACCTACATCAAAGCCGAGTCGGAGTCCGACGCCGACGTGGGCGACCGCGCCAACGACACCATCAGGGTCAACGGAAACCAGGTGCGCGCCAAGGTCGTCGGCGAAGGCGGCAACCTCGGTGTCACCTCGCTGGGCCGAGTCGAGTTCGACCTGTGCGGCGGGCGCATCAACACCGACGCCATGGACAACTCCGCGGGGGTGGACTGCTCCGACCACGAGGTCAACATCAAGATCCTGGTCGACTCGCTGGTGACCGCGGGCAAGGTCAGCGCCGAGCAGCGCACCGAACTGCTCACCTCGATGACCGACGAGGTCGGCCAGCTGGTGCTTACCGACAACATCGACCAGAACGATCTGATGGGCACCAGCCGGGCCAACGCCGCCGCGCTGCTCAACGTCCACGCTCGCCAGATCCGTGAACTCGAGGAGCGCCGGGCGCTCAGCCGGGAGCTCGAGGCGCTGCCGTCCACCAAGGAGATCCGCCGACGCCAGGAAGTCGGTCTCGGACTGACCTCTCCGGAACTGGCGACGCTGATGGCGCACGTCAAGCTCGCGCTCAAGGACGAGGTGCTGGCCAGCGACCTGCCCGACCAGGAGGTGTTCGCCTCCTGGCTGCCGGGCTACTTCCCGAGCCAGCTGCGCGACAGGTTCGCTACGGAGATCCGCAGCCATCAGCTGCGCCGGGAGATCGTCACCACCATGCTGGTGAACAACGTCGTCGACACCGGCGGCATCACCTTCGCCTACCGGGTCACCGAGGACGTCGGTGTCGGCTATGTCGACGCGGTGCGCACCTTCGGCGCCACCGACGCGATCTTCGGGATCGGCGAAACATGGCGGCGCATCCGCGACGCCGGCGAGAACGGGGCCCTGCCGGTCAACGTCTCCGATCGGATGACGTTGGACCTGCGCAGGCTGCTCGACCGGGCCTCGCGGTGGCTGTTGAACTACCGGCCCCAGCCGCTGGCCGTCGGCGCGGAGATCAACCGGTTCGCCACCACTGTCGCCGCGCTGACACCGCGGATGTCGGAATGGCTGCGCGGTGACGACAAGGCGATCGTGACCAAGGAGGCGGCGGAGTTCGCCGCCCACGGTGCGCCGCAGGATCTCGCCTATACCGTGGCTACCGGCCTCTACCAGTACAGCCTGCTCGACGTTATCGACATCGCCGACATCGTCGAGCGTGACCCGGCCGAGGTCGCCGACACCTACTTCGCCCTCATGGACCACCTGGGCACCGACGGCCTGCTCACCGCGGTCTCCGGGCTGCCCCGTGATGATCGTTGGCATGCCTTGGCGCGCTTGGCGATTCGAGACGACATCTACGGCTCACTGCGGGCGCTGTGTTTCGACGTGCTGGCGGTGGGGGAGCCCGACGAGACCGGCGAGCAGAAGATCGCCGAGTGGGAACACACCAACGGGTCGCGAGTCGAGCGGGCCCGTCGCACCCTGGCCGAGATCTACGAGGATGACGAGCGCGACCTGGCGACCCTGTCGGTGGCGGCACGGCAGATCCGCAGCATGACCAGGACGAGTGGAACAGGATCAAGTGGTTAA
- a CDS encoding acyl-CoA thioesterase translates to MYQHINHATMVTILEEARVDFLREPFADDITTIGLLIHEVRVLYKGQLRLVDSPLQVTMWTKRLRAVDFTLGYEVRSVGAEPHSRPAVLAETQLAAVHIEEQRLVRLSPTHREYLQRYLR, encoded by the coding sequence ATGTACCAGCACATCAACCACGCCACCATGGTGACGATCCTGGAAGAGGCGCGGGTCGACTTCCTGCGCGAACCCTTCGCCGACGACATCACCACGATTGGTCTGCTCATCCACGAGGTTCGGGTTCTCTACAAAGGCCAACTGCGACTTGTGGATTCACCACTGCAGGTGACGATGTGGACCAAGCGGTTGCGCGCGGTGGACTTCACGCTGGGCTACGAGGTCCGTTCGGTGGGCGCCGAGCCCCACTCGCGGCCGGCGGTGCTCGCCGAGACACAACTGGCCGCGGTGCACATCGAGGAGCAGCGACTGGTCCGGCTCTCGCCGACGCACCGGGAGTACCTGCAGCGCTACCTGCGATGA
- a CDS encoding DUF1345 domain-containing protein encodes MAEKASEGLPFWQSPAARLIVGLVVGAAVAVTLSHRNGVLALLGGWSALALIFTGWTWILLWPFTPEETEQHAHDEEPRRLWVVAGLILVGAVASLAGVFVLLNDGRQWAGLGIASVVLSWFTIHTLYALIYARHFYNPHHRGGIDFNSPPGRDYRPCFKDFFYISFAVGMSFAISDTNLGSTRMRATALGQGLLSFGFGAIIIASVVNILPSLH; translated from the coding sequence ATGGCGGAGAAGGCATCTGAGGGTCTGCCGTTCTGGCAGAGCCCGGCAGCTCGACTGATCGTCGGGCTCGTCGTGGGCGCGGCCGTCGCGGTCACCCTGTCGCATCGCAACGGGGTGTTGGCATTGCTAGGCGGATGGTCCGCGCTGGCCTTGATCTTCACCGGCTGGACCTGGATTCTGTTGTGGCCGTTCACACCGGAGGAGACCGAGCAGCACGCCCACGATGAGGAGCCACGTCGGCTCTGGGTGGTCGCGGGTCTCATCCTGGTCGGAGCAGTTGCCAGCCTGGCAGGAGTCTTCGTCCTGCTCAACGACGGTCGGCAGTGGGCCGGGCTCGGCATAGCCAGCGTTGTGCTGTCCTGGTTCACCATTCACACGCTTTATGCGCTGATCTACGCCAGGCACTTCTACAACCCGCACCATCGGGGCGGAATCGACTTCAACAGCCCTCCGGGCCGCGACTACCGGCCCTGCTTCAAGGACTTCTTCTACATCTCGTTCGCGGTGGGGATGAGCTTTGCGATCTCGGACACCAATCTCGGGTCGACCAGGATGCGAGCCACCGCCCTGGGGCAGGGCTTGTTGTCGTTCGGGTTCGGGGCGATCATCATCGCCTCAGTGGTGAATATCCTTCCGTCGCTGCACTAG
- a CDS encoding glycoside hydrolase family 13 protein encodes MTAEPNWWANAIFYQVYPRSFADSDGDGVGDLDGVTARLDHLSALGVDAIWLNPVMVSPMADHGYDVADPRDVDPLFGGLGALEQLITEAHSRGIRITMDLVPNHTSSQHAWFQEALAAAPGGAARQRYIFRDGSGPKGQEPPNNWVSVFGGPAWTRVADGQWYLHLFDAEQPDLNWDNPEVFDDLAKTLRFWLDRGVDGFRIDVAHGMAKPPGLPDMINPDVQMLTSQDDDPRFNHEGVHDIHRGIRSVLDDYPDAVSIGEIWVFDNEDFAKYLRPDELHMGFNFRLVRADFDAVSIHDAIENALAAASLADASPTWTLSNHDVDREVSRYGGGTLGLSRAKAMAMVMLALPGAVFLYNGEELGLPNVDLPDEVLQDPVWERSGHTERGRDGCRVPLPWSGSAPPFGFSSNPDTWLPIPAQWRTLTVERQAADPDSTLTFFRTVLRLRRSAFHFTENDVEGVQLGPGVLAFFSGGVLCVLNTGTSAVALPDGTVIAASAPVKGGALQPDSAAWLVTG; translated from the coding sequence GTGACTGCTGAACCGAATTGGTGGGCGAACGCGATCTTCTATCAGGTCTATCCGCGATCGTTCGCCGACAGCGACGGTGACGGTGTCGGTGACCTCGACGGCGTGACGGCCCGCCTCGACCACCTCAGCGCCCTGGGCGTCGACGCGATCTGGCTGAACCCGGTGATGGTGTCGCCGATGGCTGATCATGGCTACGACGTCGCCGACCCCCGCGATGTCGACCCGTTGTTCGGCGGGCTGGGGGCGCTCGAGCAGCTGATCACCGAGGCGCACAGCCGCGGGATCCGCATCACCATGGATCTGGTGCCCAATCACACCAGTTCCCAGCATGCGTGGTTCCAGGAGGCCCTGGCCGCCGCGCCGGGCGGTGCGGCGCGGCAGCGCTACATCTTCCGCGACGGCTCCGGGCCCAAGGGCCAAGAGCCGCCGAACAATTGGGTGTCGGTCTTCGGCGGTCCGGCCTGGACTCGGGTTGCCGACGGTCAGTGGTATCTGCACCTGTTCGACGCTGAGCAGCCCGACCTCAACTGGGACAACCCCGAGGTGTTCGACGACCTGGCGAAGACGCTGCGGTTCTGGCTGGACCGCGGGGTCGACGGGTTCCGCATCGATGTCGCGCACGGGATGGCCAAGCCGCCCGGGCTGCCGGACATGATCAATCCCGACGTCCAGATGCTGACGTCGCAGGACGACGACCCGCGGTTCAACCACGAAGGGGTGCACGACATCCATCGCGGTATCCGATCGGTGCTCGACGACTATCCCGACGCGGTGTCGATCGGTGAGATCTGGGTGTTCGACAACGAGGACTTCGCGAAGTACCTGCGGCCAGACGAACTGCACATGGGCTTCAATTTCCGTTTGGTACGAGCCGATTTCGACGCGGTCAGTATTCATGATGCGATCGAGAACGCCTTGGCCGCAGCTTCTTTGGCAGATGCCAGCCCGACGTGGACGCTGTCCAACCACGATGTGGACCGCGAGGTCAGCCGCTACGGCGGCGGTACGCTCGGCCTGTCCCGCGCCAAAGCTATGGCGATGGTGATGCTGGCGCTGCCGGGTGCGGTGTTCCTTTACAACGGCGAGGAACTCGGGCTACCCAATGTCGACCTGCCCGATGAGGTGTTGCAGGACCCGGTCTGGGAACGATCCGGGCACACCGAACGCGGGCGCGACGGCTGCCGGGTGCCGCTGCCCTGGTCAGGCAGCGCCCCCCCATTCGGCTTCTCGTCGAATCCCGACACGTGGCTGCCCATTCCCGCGCAGTGGCGGACGCTGACCGTGGAGCGCCAGGCCGCTGACCCCGACTCGACGCTGACCTTCTTCAGGACCGTTCTGCGGCTACGCCGCAGCGCGTTTCACTTCACCGAGAACGACGTCGAAGGGGTGCAGCTGGGTCCGGGCGTGCTGGCGTTCTTCTCCGGTGGTGTGCTGTGTGTGCTCAACACCGGCACGTCGGCCGTCGCGCTACCTGACGGCACTGTGATCGCTGCCAGCGCGCCGGTGAAAGGCGGCGCGCTGCAGCCAGATTCGGCGGCGTGGTTGGTGACGGGCTAG
- a CDS encoding TetR/AcrR family transcriptional regulator yields the protein MGRQARAEATRRRIIDAAVELFIEPGYGETGLAEILARADVTKGAFYYHFESKEAVAAAIIDESVRRVSKASSAVIASSAPALENIIRSTFIVADVKATDPLVAVGKQLARSLTQISDHGPKAFVDLTTLFVGQVRAAVDQGDLVADLDADEVGAAVWAAVLGSHLLSDATGEQLPALLERAWRVLLGGIVGAESLPYFRDFVTRTYQAYAHAPLTAQ from the coding sequence ATGGGACGTCAGGCCAGGGCTGAAGCCACCCGGCGACGGATCATCGACGCCGCGGTCGAACTGTTCATCGAGCCGGGCTACGGGGAAACCGGGCTCGCCGAGATCTTGGCGCGCGCCGATGTCACCAAGGGCGCGTTCTACTACCACTTCGAGTCCAAGGAAGCCGTCGCGGCAGCGATCATCGACGAGAGCGTCCGTCGGGTGTCGAAGGCATCGTCGGCGGTCATCGCCTCCTCCGCACCGGCCTTGGAGAACATCATCCGCAGCACGTTCATCGTGGCGGACGTCAAGGCCACCGACCCACTGGTTGCGGTCGGTAAGCAGCTGGCCCGATCGCTGACACAGATCAGCGACCATGGCCCGAAGGCATTCGTGGACTTGACGACGTTGTTTGTCGGGCAGGTCCGCGCAGCCGTCGATCAGGGTGATTTGGTCGCCGACCTTGACGCCGACGAGGTAGGTGCAGCGGTGTGGGCCGCCGTCCTGGGGTCGCACCTGCTGTCCGATGCCACAGGCGAGCAGCTGCCCGCTCTGCTGGAACGCGCATGGCGAGTGCTGCTCGGCGGGATCGTGGGAGCGGAGTCGCTGCCGTACTTCAGGGATTTCGTGACCCGGACCTACCAGGCCTACGCGCACGCGCCACTGACGGCACAATGA
- a CDS encoding globin — protein sequence MSQDQQTFYDAVGGAATFRTLVSRFYELVREDEVLLPLYPEDELDAAEDRLRMFLEQYWGGPRTYSDLRGHPRLRMRHVPFKIGFIERDAWLRCMHTAVASIDAQTLDDDHRRQLLTYLEMAANSMVNSPF from the coding sequence GTGTCCCAAGATCAGCAGACCTTCTACGACGCGGTGGGTGGTGCCGCAACGTTCCGCACCCTCGTGTCCCGGTTCTACGAGCTGGTTCGTGAGGACGAGGTGCTCCTGCCGCTGTATCCCGAAGACGAGCTCGACGCCGCCGAGGACCGGCTGCGGATGTTCCTCGAGCAGTACTGGGGCGGCCCGCGCACCTATTCCGACCTGCGCGGACACCCCCGCCTGCGGATGCGTCACGTCCCGTTCAAGATCGGTTTCATCGAGCGGGACGCCTGGCTGCGCTGCATGCACACCGCGGTCGCCTCGATCGACGCCCAGACCCTGGACGACGACCATCGTCGCCAACTTCTTACGTATCTGGAAATGGCGGCCAATTCGATGGTCAACTCGCCGTTCTGA
- a CDS encoding HNH endonuclease, which produces MSQRKRNRGHRAAAGTVGSLPSSGLHADPHIPSPADGSVWGRRRVLLLNSTYEPLTALPMRRAVIMLLCGKADVVHDDPSGPVIHSATRVIVVPSVIRLRSYVRVPYRARIPMTRAALMHRDRFRCAYCGSKADTVDHVVPRSRGGEHSWENCVAACATCNHRKADKLLSELGWTLRLVPSPPKGQHWRLLCTVKELDPAWVRYLDEGAA; this is translated from the coding sequence ATGTCGCAGCGCAAACGGAACCGCGGTCACCGCGCCGCGGCAGGGACGGTCGGGTCCCTCCCGAGTTCAGGGCTGCACGCCGACCCTCACATACCCAGCCCGGCTGACGGGTCAGTGTGGGGGCGTCGCCGGGTATTGCTGCTGAATTCAACCTACGAACCGTTGACCGCGTTGCCGATGCGCCGCGCGGTCATCATGCTTTTATGCGGTAAGGCCGACGTGGTGCACGACGACCCGTCCGGTCCCGTGATCCACTCGGCGACACGGGTGATCGTGGTGCCGTCGGTGATCCGGCTGCGCAGTTACGTGCGGGTGCCTTACCGGGCACGCATTCCGATGACGAGGGCCGCGCTGATGCACCGCGACCGGTTCCGCTGCGCCTACTGCGGGTCCAAGGCCGACACCGTCGACCATGTGGTGCCGCGCAGCCGCGGCGGCGAGCATTCGTGGGAGAACTGCGTGGCGGCCTGCGCGACGTGCAACCACCGCAAGGCCGACAAACTGCTGTCCGAATTGGGCTGGACGTTGCGGTTGGTGCCGTCACCGCCGAAGGGCCAGCACTGGCGGCTGCTGTGCACGGTTAAGGAGCTCGACCCCGCATGGGTGCGTTACCTCGATGAGGGCGCGGCTTGA
- a CDS encoding DUF5130 domain-containing protein — translation MASGDHGSALATTGPAELPVGWAVTSSGRLSGVTEPGHLSVNYPFPTKDLVALDDALKYGSRQAKARFAVYIGDLGADTAARARELLDDVPTPSNAVLLAVSPDQRAIEVVYGADVRGRGAESAAPLGVAAAASAFKEGNLIDGLVSAVRVLSAGISRP, via the coding sequence GTGGCAAGTGGTGACCACGGAAGCGCACTGGCGACGACCGGCCCGGCGGAGCTACCGGTGGGTTGGGCGGTCACGTCCAGCGGCCGGCTGTCCGGCGTCACCGAGCCCGGCCACCTGTCGGTCAACTACCCGTTCCCGACCAAGGACCTCGTCGCCCTCGATGACGCCCTGAAGTACGGCAGCAGGCAGGCCAAGGCCCGCTTCGCGGTCTACATCGGCGACCTCGGCGCCGACACCGCGGCCCGGGCCCGTGAGCTTCTCGACGACGTTCCGACGCCGAGCAACGCTGTGCTGCTGGCGGTTTCGCCGGACCAGCGGGCGATCGAGGTGGTCTACGGGGCTGACGTTCGCGGCCGTGGCGCCGAGTCCGCCGCGCCGCTCGGGGTGGCTGCGGCTGCCTCAGCGTTCAAGGAGGGCAACCTGATCGACGGGTTGGTCAGTGCGGTGCGGGTGCTGTCGGCGGGGATTTCTCGACCCTGA
- a CDS encoding HNH endonuclease, which yields MAAPNSRRARAARRRTRRVRAVVNDLTEEQWAALKEAWNGCAYCGATGRPLQRDCVMAISRGGRYTVDNVVPACAACNASKCNDEVTSWMRRKRLDERAFLERYVAIRNAGAAVRVEKSPPTAPAPH from the coding sequence ATGGCGGCCCCCAACTCTCGGCGAGCCCGCGCCGCGCGCAGGCGCACCCGCCGCGTCAGGGCGGTTGTCAACGACCTGACCGAGGAGCAGTGGGCGGCGCTCAAGGAAGCCTGGAACGGCTGCGCCTACTGCGGGGCCACGGGTAGGCCGCTGCAGCGCGATTGCGTCATGGCGATCTCCCGCGGGGGCCGCTACACGGTGGACAACGTGGTGCCCGCCTGCGCGGCGTGCAATGCCAGCAAGTGCAATGACGAGGTCACCAGCTGGATGCGGCGCAAACGCCTCGACGAACGCGCCTTCCTGGAGCGCTACGTCGCGATCAGGAACGCCGGCGCAGCGGTCAGGGTCGAGAAATCCCCGCCGACAGCACCCGCACCGCACTGA